The Methanococcoides methylutens MM1 genome has a window encoding:
- the ppsA gene encoding phosphoenolpyruvate synthase: protein MGDSKYIRWFKEISIEDIPLVGGKNASLGEMYRELTEKDISIPNGFAITAEAYWHVLESAGVLQDLKDTLEGLDTKDVADLAERGKKARSIVLDAGIPDDLWEEIKEAYDKLSEEYGSETDVAVRSSATAEDLPDASFAGQQETYLNIHGYHSLKDACNRCFASLFTDRAISYRVHHKFDHFKVGLSIGVMKMVRSDLASSGVIFTIDTESGFEDVVFITGAYGLGENVVQGVVNPDEFYVFKPTLKEGYKPIIKKKMGSKAIKMIYGRGDSRVLTRNVEVSLAERRKFCINDDEILQLAKYAATIEDHYSIKKGKAVPMDIEWAKDGNTGELFIVQARPETVQSRKRKDVLETYFLDERSNVLVKGRSVGDKIAAGKVHVIDDVSKLPSFKQGEILVADTTTPDWEPVMKRAAAIITNKGGRTCHAAIVSRELGVPAVVGAEDATENLKNGMDVTLSCAEGDIGRVYEGILPFHVETVDLKDLGDTKTEMMMNLGNPEEAFGLSMIPNDGIGLARLEFIITSYIKVHPMALVHPEKVEDESVLKEIEKLTSGYENKEDYFVEKLSQGVATIVASFYPKPVVVRMSDFKSNEYASLIGGEYFEFEESNPMIGFRGASRYYDERYREGFALECKAMKKVRDEMGLTNLILMIPFCRRVEEAEKVIAEMEKNGLKRGENGLQVYVMCEIPSNVLLIDEFSKYFDGFSIGSNDLTQLTLGVDRDSEILASSFDERDEAVKKIVSMAVQGAKRNGKHSGICGQAPSDFPEFAEFLVKEGIDSISLNPDSVMKISMKVLETEKNMG from the coding sequence ATGGGAGATAGCAAATACATTCGATGGTTCAAAGAGATAAGTATAGAAGACATTCCTTTGGTCGGAGGTAAGAATGCCTCCCTTGGCGAGATGTACCGGGAACTGACAGAGAAGGATATTAGCATACCAAACGGATTCGCGATCACAGCAGAAGCTTACTGGCATGTCCTGGAATCTGCAGGCGTTCTACAGGATCTTAAAGATACACTGGAAGGACTGGATACAAAGGATGTTGCTGACCTTGCAGAAAGAGGAAAGAAGGCAAGGAGCATAGTCCTTGATGCAGGAATACCGGACGACCTCTGGGAAGAAATAAAGGAAGCCTACGACAAACTGAGCGAGGAATACGGTTCAGAGACCGATGTGGCAGTTCGTAGTTCCGCAACAGCAGAGGACCTTCCGGATGCCTCATTTGCAGGTCAGCAGGAAACATACCTGAATATCCACGGCTACCACTCCCTGAAGGATGCATGTAACCGATGCTTTGCCTCTCTTTTCACGGACAGGGCGATCTCCTACCGTGTGCACCACAAGTTCGACCACTTCAAAGTCGGACTATCAATCGGCGTTATGAAGATGGTACGTTCAGACCTTGCATCCAGCGGCGTGATCTTCACGATCGACACCGAATCCGGATTCGAGGATGTTGTTTTCATCACAGGAGCCTATGGTCTGGGTGAGAATGTCGTGCAGGGTGTTGTCAATCCTGATGAGTTCTACGTCTTCAAACCTACCCTGAAAGAAGGTTATAAACCAATAATCAAGAAAAAGATGGGGAGCAAAGCCATTAAGATGATCTACGGACGCGGGGATTCACGCGTGCTTACTCGCAACGTGGAAGTCTCACTTGCAGAGCGGAGGAAGTTCTGTATCAACGATGACGAGATCCTCCAGCTTGCGAAGTACGCTGCTACCATCGAGGACCATTATTCCATAAAGAAAGGCAAGGCTGTGCCCATGGATATCGAATGGGCGAAGGACGGTAATACCGGCGAGCTTTTCATTGTACAGGCAAGACCTGAGACCGTACAGTCAAGGAAGAGGAAGGATGTCCTTGAGACCTACTTCCTTGACGAGCGATCTAACGTTCTTGTAAAAGGTAGGAGTGTGGGTGACAAGATCGCAGCCGGAAAGGTGCATGTGATCGATGATGTCTCCAAACTGCCATCTTTCAAACAGGGAGAGATACTGGTAGCTGATACCACAACACCTGACTGGGAACCTGTAATGAAACGTGCTGCTGCCATCATCACGAACAAAGGCGGAAGAACATGCCATGCAGCTATCGTAAGCCGTGAGCTTGGAGTTCCGGCCGTTGTGGGTGCAGAGGATGCAACTGAAAATCTGAAGAACGGCATGGACGTAACATTGAGCTGTGCTGAAGGTGATATCGGCAGGGTCTATGAAGGGATACTGCCTTTCCATGTGGAAACTGTTGACCTGAAGGACCTTGGAGATACGAAGACCGAGATGATGATGAACCTTGGGAATCCGGAAGAGGCCTTTGGCCTTTCAATGATACCTAACGACGGCATAGGACTTGCACGACTTGAGTTCATCATCACAAGCTACATCAAAGTTCATCCCATGGCACTGGTACATCCTGAAAAGGTGGAGGACGAAAGTGTTCTCAAGGAGATCGAAAAGCTCACCTCCGGATATGAGAATAAGGAAGACTACTTCGTGGAGAAACTTTCCCAGGGAGTGGCAACCATTGTAGCTTCATTCTATCCGAAACCCGTGGTGGTACGCATGAGCGACTTTAAGTCTAACGAGTATGCCAGCCTGATCGGCGGTGAGTACTTCGAGTTCGAGGAAAGCAACCCGATGATAGGTTTTAGGGGAGCATCGCGCTATTATGATGAACGCTACCGCGAAGGATTCGCACTTGAATGCAAAGCCATGAAGAAGGTCAGGGACGAGATGGGACTGACGAACCTCATCCTCATGATACCTTTCTGCAGGCGTGTGGAAGAAGCGGAAAAAGTGATCGCAGAGATGGAAAAGAACGGTCTGAAAAGAGGAGAGAACGGCCTGCAGGTGTATGTCATGTGCGAGATACCAAGCAATGTCCTGCTGATAGATGAATTCAGCAAATACTTCGATGGCTTTTCCATAGGCTCCAATGACCTCACCCAGCTGACCCTTGGTGTGGACAGGGATTCGGAGATACTGGCTTCCTCCTTTGATGAAAGGGATGAAGCTGTGAAGAAGATCGTTTCCATGGCAGTACAGGGAGCAAAGAGAAATGGGAAACACAGCGGAATATGTGGGCAGGCTCCCAGTGATTTCCCCGAATTTGCTGAATTCCTCGTGAAAGAAGGTATTGACTCGATCTCGTTGAATCCGGATTCTGTGATGAAGATATCGATGAAGGTTCTGGAAACTGAAAAAAATATGGGATGA